Proteins from one Listeria weihenstephanensis genomic window:
- a CDS encoding methionine ABC transporter ATP-binding protein, with translation MIRLKNVAKDYKARKNNIRAVDDVNLDITDGEIFGVVGYSGAGKSTLIRMFNGLELPTEGTVEVDDLFISQIRGGQLRKARQQIGMIFQHFNLLWSRTVFDNIAFPLEIAGVRGEKRRFRVNELIRLVGLEGKEDAYPSELSGGQKQRVGIARALANNPKLLLCDEATSALDPQTTDEVLDLLLDINRRLNLTIIVITHEMHVIRKICNRVAVMEAGRVVELGDVIDVFQHPQESVTKRFVRQVTESDETEELIHMLLENYSEGKLVKLLFVGGQATQPIISQVAQDNKVLLNILHGNLTQTQNGAYGTLYIQIQGAEEQVDATITRLRELEIETEVIEG, from the coding sequence TTGATAAGGCTTAAGAATGTTGCGAAGGATTACAAGGCTCGTAAAAATAATATCAGAGCAGTGGACGACGTCAATTTAGATATTACGGATGGTGAAATTTTCGGTGTGGTTGGTTATTCAGGTGCTGGGAAAAGTACGCTGATTCGGATGTTTAATGGATTGGAATTGCCGACGGAAGGCACGGTCGAAGTGGATGATTTATTTATTTCACAAATTCGCGGTGGACAGTTACGCAAGGCGCGCCAGCAAATCGGGATGATTTTTCAACATTTTAACTTGCTTTGGTCGCGTACGGTGTTTGATAATATTGCTTTTCCGCTAGAAATTGCGGGAGTTCGAGGTGAGAAGCGCCGTTTTCGAGTGAATGAGTTGATCAGACTTGTGGGGCTTGAAGGTAAAGAGGACGCGTATCCATCGGAATTAAGCGGTGGTCAGAAGCAGCGTGTCGGGATTGCGCGGGCACTTGCGAACAACCCGAAGTTACTGCTTTGTGATGAGGCGACATCAGCGCTCGATCCGCAAACAACGGATGAAGTGCTTGATTTGTTGCTGGATATTAACCGCCGTTTAAACTTAACGATTATCGTGATCACACATGAAATGCACGTGATCCGCAAAATTTGTAATCGTGTGGCAGTGATGGAAGCGGGGCGCGTCGTGGAACTAGGCGATGTGATAGACGTTTTCCAACATCCGCAAGAAAGCGTGACGAAACGTTTTGTGCGACAAGTGACGGAATCAGATGAGACGGAAGAATTGATTCACATGTTGCTGGAAAACTACTCGGAAGGCAAGCTTGTGAAACTGCTTTTCGTTGGAGGCCAAGCGACGCAGCCGATCATTTCCCAAGTAGCGCAAGATAACAAAGTGTTGCTAAATATTTTGCACGGTAATTTAACACAAACGCAAAATGGTGCTTACGGTACGTTATATATTCAAATTCAAGGTGCCGAGGAACAAGTAGATGCGACAATCACACGGTTACGCGAGCTTGAGATAGAAACGGAAGTGATTGAAGGATGA
- a CDS encoding methionine ABC transporter permease has translation MSDSTGYFANVDWDMMKTATEETLYMTIVSLFAVFFLGLALGLILFLTNRKKDSGSRVAYWVTAILVNIFRSIPFIILIVLLLPVTKTLVGTIIGPKAALPALIISAAPFYARMVEIAFREVDKGVIEAAKAMGANLFTIIGKVLIPEALPAIISGITVTAISLVGFTAMAGVIGAGGLGNAAYLEGFQRNQPAVTLVATIIILIIVFVFQFIGDILTKWVDKR, from the coding sequence ATGAGTGATTCTACAGGATATTTTGCAAATGTAGATTGGGATATGATGAAAACAGCGACGGAAGAAACGCTATACATGACGATTGTCTCTTTGTTCGCGGTATTTTTCTTAGGGCTAGCTTTAGGGCTGATCTTATTTTTAACCAACCGCAAAAAGGACAGCGGGTCGCGAGTTGCTTACTGGGTGACGGCGATTTTAGTGAATATTTTCCGATCGATTCCGTTTATCATCTTGATTGTGTTACTTTTACCGGTGACAAAAACGCTTGTTGGAACGATTATTGGGCCAAAAGCTGCTTTACCAGCGTTGATTATCTCGGCAGCACCATTTTACGCGCGTATGGTGGAGATTGCATTCCGCGAAGTCGATAAAGGCGTGATCGAAGCGGCGAAAGCGATGGGAGCTAATCTCTTCACGATCATTGGAAAAGTACTTATACCTGAGGCTTTACCAGCGATTATTTCAGGAATTACAGTAACGGCGATTTCACTTGTCGGCTTCACGGCGATGGCGGGTGTTATTGGGGCAGGCGGACTTGGAAACGCGGCTTACTTAGAAGGTTTCCAAAGAAATCAGCCAGCAGTTACATTGGTAGCGACTATTATTATTTTAATTATAGTATTTGTTTTCCAGTTTATTGGAGACATCTTGACCAAATGGGTCGACAAACGATAA
- a CDS encoding D-alanyl-D-alanine carboxypeptidase family protein has protein sequence MMKKQTVILIIAGLTSIAILFFVFMGRDIRATPQVDANNALVVSLKSDKVILEEKADQAVPIASLTKLMTAYLMLEAIHNKTISWDDMVSLERLDDPRAVSLYALSGKKYYSVQDLFAAMMIMSANDGAQSLGAHLDGEHFTEKMMQKAREIGMSKKTNFSSASGLDVDGKESMSTASDLMILTKKLISDYPEILDITSRTKYVTQSDDTIHTTNQVLQDGGVQGMDGFKTGYTDQAGYCMIATAVQNEDRIISITLGSKTDEDRIKATETMMDYGFSK, from the coding sequence ATGATGAAAAAACAGACAGTTATTTTAATTATTGCGGGTTTGACGAGTATTGCTATTTTATTTTTTGTTTTTATGGGAAGAGACATTCGAGCTACGCCTCAAGTTGATGCGAATAACGCGCTGGTTGTGAGTTTGAAATCGGATAAGGTGATTTTAGAAGAAAAGGCTGATCAGGCGGTGCCAATCGCAAGTTTGACGAAGTTGATGACGGCATATTTGATGCTCGAGGCGATACATAATAAAACGATTTCTTGGGATGATATGGTGTCCCTGGAGCGCTTGGATGATCCGCGGGCGGTGAGTCTATATGCGCTCAGTGGGAAGAAATATTATAGCGTACAGGATCTGTTTGCTGCGATGATGATTATGTCAGCGAATGACGGGGCGCAGAGTTTAGGCGCGCATTTGGATGGGGAACATTTTACAGAGAAGATGATGCAAAAGGCGCGGGAAATCGGGATGTCGAAGAAGACGAATTTCAGCAGTGCTAGCGGTTTAGACGTGGATGGCAAGGAATCGATGTCGACAGCAAGTGATTTAATGATTTTGACGAAAAAATTGATTAGCGATTATCCAGAAATACTTGATATTACGTCGCGAACGAAGTATGTCACGCAAAGCGATGATACGATACATACGACAAATCAGGTGCTGCAAGATGGTGGCGTTCAGGGAATGGATGGCTTTAAAACGGGGTATACGGATCAAGCGGGCTACTGTATGATTGCAACGGCAGTTCAAAATGAGGATCGCATTATTTCGATAACATTAGGAAGTAAGACGGACGAGGATCGTATCAAAGCGACGGAAACAATGATGGACTATGGCTTTTCAAAATAA